One window from the genome of Candidatus Cybelea sp. encodes:
- the map gene encoding type I methionyl aminopeptidase — protein MVSLKSPREIELMRRSGKITARVLAELMKTARAGMTTGELDEIAEREIRNAGGIPTFKGYNGFRASICASVNEEVVHGIPGSRTLHDGDLLSIDIGTTLADYVSDSAATIGIGNISAGAQRLLEVTRECLTVGIGQMQRGNHVGDIGAAVAEHAEKHGFGVVRELVGHGVGRAMHEEPQVPNYGERGTGMELRPGLVLAIEPMITQGGPKVNVLRDGWTVVTADGKLAAHFEHTIAVTEDGPKILTLRDYAEDPAVEQYRPLTQALA, from the coding sequence ATGGTAAGTCTCAAGTCACCGCGCGAGATCGAGCTGATGCGGCGCAGCGGCAAGATCACCGCGCGCGTGCTCGCCGAATTGATGAAGACCGCTCGTGCCGGAATGACGACCGGCGAGTTAGATGAGATCGCCGAGCGCGAGATTCGCAATGCGGGCGGCATCCCGACGTTCAAGGGATACAACGGTTTTCGCGCCTCGATCTGCGCCTCGGTGAACGAGGAGGTCGTGCACGGGATTCCGGGTTCGCGCACGCTGCACGACGGGGACTTGCTCTCGATCGATATCGGGACGACGCTGGCGGACTACGTCAGCGACAGCGCCGCGACGATTGGGATCGGCAACATCTCTGCGGGCGCGCAGCGCCTGCTCGAGGTGACGCGCGAGTGCCTGACGGTCGGCATTGGGCAGATGCAGCGCGGCAACCACGTCGGCGATATTGGGGCCGCCGTGGCGGAACACGCGGAAAAACACGGCTTCGGGGTCGTGCGCGAGCTGGTGGGCCACGGCGTCGGCCGGGCCATGCACGAGGAGCCTCAGGTTCCCAACTACGGGGAACGAGGCACCGGGATGGAGCTTCGGCCGGGGCTTGTCCTGGCCATCGAGCCGATGATCACTCAGGGAGGCCCGAAGGTGAACGTGCTGCGGGACGGCTGGACAGTTGTCACCGCGGATGGTAAACTCGCAGCGCACTTCGAACACACGATCGCCGTGACGGAGGACGGGCCCAAGATTCTTACCCTGCGCGACTATGCTGAGGATCCGGCAGTCGAGCAGTACCGTCCTTTAACGCAGGCCTTGGCGTGA
- a CDS encoding CoA-binding protein, translating into MILTTPSQRRDLLAKTATIAMVGASNDPLRPSYTVFSYLRTQTPYVVTPINPTLAEIDGVAAFPSLQAYAAARGAPDLVDVFRRPSELVAIVREAIAIEAAAIWFQYGVINDEAIALADGAGMSVVVDRCIKVEQARFRGGLSTSGLNSGLITSRRRAV; encoded by the coding sequence ATGATTCTAACGACGCCGTCCCAGCGACGCGACCTGCTCGCGAAGACCGCGACGATTGCGATGGTCGGTGCTTCGAACGATCCGCTTCGCCCCAGCTATACCGTCTTCTCGTACCTGCGGACGCAGACTCCGTATGTCGTAACGCCGATCAACCCGACGCTCGCCGAAATCGACGGCGTCGCGGCCTTTCCCTCGCTGCAGGCCTACGCCGCGGCGCGCGGCGCGCCCGATCTCGTCGACGTCTTCCGGCGGCCGAGCGAACTGGTCGCCATCGTGCGAGAGGCGATCGCCATCGAAGCTGCGGCGATCTGGTTTCAGTACGGCGTCATCAACGACGAGGCCATCGCGCTCGCCGACGGCGCCGGGATGAGCGTTGTCGTCGACCGCTGCATCAAGGTCGAACAGGCGCGTTTCCGCGGCGGCCTTTCCACCAGCGGGCTCAACAGCGGCCTGATTACCTCCCGAAGGAGAGCGGTCTAA
- the rpsK gene encoding 30S ribosomal protein S11, protein MAAKKQTKTRRKREVKNVLAGVAHVHASFNNTIVTISDPHGGVISWASAGNLGFKGSKKSTPFAAQMAAEAAARKAMEHGMKSTEVLVKGPGAGREAAIRSLQAAGLEITMIKDVTPIPYNGCRPPKRRRV, encoded by the coding sequence TTGGCTGCCAAAAAGCAAACGAAGACACGGCGGAAACGCGAGGTCAAAAACGTCCTGGCGGGCGTCGCGCACGTCCACGCCTCGTTCAACAACACGATCGTAACGATCAGCGACCCACACGGCGGCGTCATCTCGTGGGCATCCGCCGGAAATCTCGGATTCAAGGGTTCAAAGAAGTCGACGCCGTTCGCCGCCCAGATGGCGGCCGAAGCCGCCGCCCGCAAGGCGATGGAGCATGGCATGAAGTCGACCGAGGTGCTCGTTAAGGGACCGGGCGCCGGACGCGAGGCGGCGATTCGCTCGCTGCAGGCCGCCGGGCTCGAGATCACCATGATCAAAGACGTTACGCCGATTCCCTATAACGGTTGCCGTCCGCCGAAGCGGCGCCGGGTGTAA
- the rplQ gene encoding 50S ribosomal protein L17 gives MPHSIAYKRLSRTDGHRKALLRNLATSLFKHEKIETTSTKAKEISRIAERLITTAMAGDLPARRQIAEYLTEPAVVKKLVEQIAPALKGRTGGYTRITKTRVRQGDAAELSLIEIVT, from the coding sequence ATGCCGCATTCGATCGCCTATAAACGACTCTCCCGCACCGACGGTCATCGCAAGGCCCTGCTGCGCAACCTCGCGACGTCGCTCTTCAAACACGAAAAGATCGAGACGACCTCGACCAAAGCCAAGGAGATCAGCCGTATCGCCGAGCGTTTGATCACGACGGCAATGGCCGGCGATCTCCCGGCACGGCGGCAAATCGCCGAGTATCTCACCGAACCGGCGGTCGTCAAGAAGCTGGTCGAGCAGATCGCACCGGCGCTCAAGGGCCGAACCGGAGGCTATACCCGAATCACGAAGACGCGAGTCCGGCAAGGCGACGCCGCCGAGCTCTCGCTCATCGAAATCGTCACTTAG
- a CDS encoding MFS transporter: MSARKPNPLSLALFWLGIQAVWGALLGISLQSRTIELVSSDALIAYGRLATIGAVVAAVTQVLVGFLSDSRRRRGSRRIEFYIAGAVGGAAGIAFFYGASSFTALVVAYVVLQAALNLAIGPYQAIIPDFVERARTGIASSAMAALQSAGNAAGALAASFITSARGLAATLDVLLLGTCFVTCTHVRDLPLISAPQETPERPRITKAFVDLFISRALIYVGFYTLLGYLLFYVNAVLAPSTLAGARMQTGIIIVSFTLVGAAGAALAARPSDRLDKRIVATAGAAAFICALGIFIASSGMAGIGAATIVAGLGWGAFLVADWAIACRLLPRGAMAAAMGIWNLAIVVPQIVAPALTTAVLAGLRQSGSHSAPRLAFGLALLETLVGAAWLWRLPKLRN; encoded by the coding sequence ATGTCTGCGCGCAAGCCTAACCCGCTATCGCTCGCGCTCTTCTGGCTTGGCATCCAGGCGGTATGGGGCGCGCTGCTGGGGATCTCGCTGCAATCGCGCACGATCGAACTCGTCAGCAGCGACGCACTCATCGCCTACGGGCGTCTGGCGACGATCGGCGCCGTCGTCGCGGCCGTCACGCAAGTACTCGTCGGATTCCTCTCCGATTCGCGGCGCCGCCGGGGGAGCCGGCGCATCGAGTTCTACATCGCGGGCGCGGTGGGGGGCGCCGCCGGCATCGCATTCTTTTACGGCGCCTCGAGCTTCACCGCGCTGGTCGTTGCGTACGTGGTGCTGCAGGCGGCACTCAATCTCGCCATCGGCCCCTATCAAGCGATCATTCCGGATTTCGTCGAACGCGCACGCACCGGAATTGCGTCGTCGGCGATGGCGGCGCTGCAGAGCGCGGGCAACGCCGCAGGAGCGCTCGCTGCGAGCTTCATCACGAGCGCCCGCGGGCTCGCCGCAACGCTCGACGTGCTGCTCCTGGGAACGTGTTTTGTAACCTGCACGCACGTACGCGACCTGCCGTTGATCTCGGCACCGCAAGAGACGCCGGAGCGTCCGCGCATAACCAAAGCGTTCGTCGACCTCTTCATTTCGCGCGCGCTTATCTATGTCGGTTTTTACACGCTGCTGGGCTATCTGCTGTTTTACGTGAACGCCGTGCTTGCGCCCTCGACGCTCGCCGGCGCGCGCATGCAGACGGGAATCATTATCGTGAGTTTTACGCTCGTCGGCGCGGCGGGCGCGGCGTTGGCGGCCCGGCCGAGCGATCGCCTCGATAAACGGATCGTGGCAACGGCGGGCGCGGCGGCGTTCATCTGCGCGCTCGGGATCTTCATCGCATCGTCGGGAATGGCCGGCATCGGTGCGGCCACGATCGTGGCTGGGCTCGGGTGGGGCGCCTTTCTGGTTGCCGATTGGGCGATTGCCTGCCGCCTGTTGCCGAGAGGGGCGATGGCCGCAGCGATGGGCATCTGGAATCTCGCGATAGTCGTGCCGCAGATCGTCGCTCCGGCGCTTACGACGGCGGTCCTTGCGGGGCTTCGCCAGAGCGGCAGCCACTCGGCTCCCAGGCTGGCTTTCGGCCTGGCGCTTCTTGAGACTTTGGTCGGGGCGGCGTGGCTCTGGCGGCTTCCGAAGTTGCGAAATTGA
- a CDS encoding copper amine oxidase N-terminal domain-containing protein yields the protein MKRLSSGVLAALIATLFGLNAVAVPAIASTLGNNGNGVAQAGGPPPADFGSPPSGQIPILYNDHHVYSKPDVLKQGRVLAALVKGGTILIPLRSMFEQMGATVSYDAGSKTATVSKPGAEVKVTVGKPEVIINGESRPLDVPPMLYQGSVLVPVRVISEGMGAYVQWVPDKRLVVVRYIPATPPPSPAPPPPAPPPPPPPPPVAKKPPNLFWVAGDYLISPKVYNQFAPGNQGNGSFTARGGVEFNGLGLPFMLEVDYKNWQYPHNCGVPPSTASIGNAPQCFVTTVGGRGSAYVPAFTATNRDVDVRLGYKILDPHVYIAVGYMWGSNNYGYPNENAVGFGLEKLPDFGHAFQYYGSVYYYPNVNGTYTTAANESPASTSFGIGYNVLKYQVGIGWAFVPNVYLDAGWAGENWANKNNAPISESFNGPYVGLGFLIPF from the coding sequence GTGAAACGACTGAGCTCCGGCGTGCTCGCGGCGTTGATAGCAACGCTTTTCGGGTTGAACGCGGTAGCTGTCCCAGCGATCGCGTCGACGCTAGGAAACAATGGAAACGGCGTTGCGCAGGCGGGAGGCCCTCCGCCGGCTGATTTCGGAAGTCCGCCGTCGGGCCAGATTCCCATTCTCTATAACGATCATCACGTCTACAGTAAACCTGACGTCCTCAAGCAAGGCCGCGTTCTCGCGGCGCTCGTCAAGGGCGGAACGATCCTGATTCCATTGCGCTCGATGTTCGAGCAGATGGGCGCGACCGTTTCGTACGATGCGGGCAGCAAGACTGCGACGGTCAGCAAGCCTGGAGCCGAGGTAAAGGTAACGGTAGGTAAACCGGAAGTCATCATCAACGGCGAATCGCGCCCGTTGGACGTACCGCCGATGCTCTACCAGGGCTCCGTGCTCGTGCCGGTCCGCGTAATCTCTGAAGGCATGGGCGCGTACGTGCAGTGGGTTCCCGACAAGCGTTTGGTCGTCGTTCGGTATATTCCGGCGACGCCGCCGCCGAGTCCGGCACCTCCGCCGCCCGCACCACCGCCGCCGCCGCCGCCGCCGCCGGTTGCGAAGAAACCCCCGAACCTATTCTGGGTCGCGGGCGACTATCTCATCTCACCGAAGGTCTACAACCAGTTCGCGCCCGGAAACCAAGGCAACGGCTCGTTTACCGCGCGCGGCGGTGTGGAGTTCAATGGTCTGGGCCTGCCGTTCATGCTCGAGGTCGACTATAAGAACTGGCAGTACCCGCATAACTGCGGCGTGCCGCCTTCGACGGCATCGATCGGCAACGCTCCGCAATGCTTCGTGACGACCGTCGGCGGCCGTGGATCGGCATACGTGCCGGCATTCACGGCGACCAATCGTGACGTCGACGTGCGCTTGGGTTACAAGATCCTCGATCCGCACGTTTACATCGCGGTCGGTTACATGTGGGGTTCGAACAACTACGGCTATCCCAACGAGAACGCCGTCGGGTTCGGTCTTGAGAAACTCCCCGACTTCGGTCACGCGTTCCAGTACTACGGATCGGTCTACTACTATCCGAACGTCAACGGAACGTACACGACGGCAGCTAACGAAAGTCCGGCGAGCACGTCGTTCGGCATCGGTTACAACGTACTGAAGTACCAGGTCGGAATCGGCTGGGCGTTCGTACCGAACGTCTACCTCGATGCTGGTTGGGCCGGCGAAAACTGGGCCAACAAGAACAACGCTCCGATCTCGGAAAGCTTCAACGGTCCATATGTCGGTCTCGGCTTCCTAATCCCGTTCTAA
- the rpmJ gene encoding 50S ribosomal protein L36, with protein MKVRPSVKKMCEKCKVIRRHGKVRVICDANPKHKQVQG; from the coding sequence ATGAAAGTACGACCCTCGGTCAAGAAAATGTGTGAGAAATGCAAGGTCATCCGCCGCCACGGAAAAGTGCGGGTGATCTGCGACGCCAATCCAAAACACAAACAGGTTCAAGGATAA
- a CDS encoding DNA-directed RNA polymerase subunit alpha: MTMLETPVGAAIEVRERRDNYAKFVIEPLERGFGITLGNALRRVLLSSIPGAAVTYMKIDGVLHEFSTIPGMVEDTIALMLNLKGLPVKLNSEEPKVLTLSVSGAREVTAGDIVPDADVEILDPGYRLCSLSSKDAKLTMEIGVEKGRGYVMADRQRNVEHMIGLIPLDSIFSPIRKVNFTVDDTRVGQSVDFDRLTVEVETNGSITPDESLSQAAQIMQEQLDLFVSFNNRAEPLPEAPPNEWDVPVETLNLSVRSFNCLKRAGISKVSELLDLTEDEIMKMRNFGKKSLDEIKQVLAERGLMLRQA; the protein is encoded by the coding sequence ATGACCATGCTGGAAACGCCGGTTGGCGCAGCCATCGAAGTTCGCGAGCGTCGCGACAACTATGCCAAGTTCGTTATCGAGCCGCTCGAGCGGGGTTTTGGAATCACGCTCGGCAACGCGCTGCGTCGCGTTCTGCTGAGCTCGATTCCGGGCGCCGCCGTCACGTACATGAAGATCGACGGCGTGCTCCACGAGTTCTCGACGATCCCGGGGATGGTCGAAGATACGATTGCTCTGATGCTCAATCTCAAGGGCCTCCCGGTCAAGCTCAACAGCGAAGAACCGAAGGTGCTGACGCTCTCGGTCAGCGGAGCCCGCGAAGTGACCGCCGGCGACATCGTTCCCGATGCCGACGTCGAGATTCTCGATCCGGGCTACCGGCTCTGCAGCCTCTCGTCGAAGGACGCGAAGCTCACGATGGAGATCGGCGTCGAGAAAGGCCGCGGCTACGTGATGGCCGATCGCCAGCGCAACGTCGAGCACATGATCGGCCTGATTCCGCTGGATTCGATCTTCTCGCCGATCCGCAAGGTGAACTTCACGGTCGACGACACGCGCGTCGGACAGAGCGTCGATTTCGACCGTCTGACGGTCGAAGTCGAGACCAACGGCTCGATCACGCCCGACGAGTCGCTCTCGCAGGCGGCCCAGATCATGCAGGAGCAGCTCGATCTCTTCGTCTCGTTCAACAATCGCGCCGAGCCGTTGCCGGAGGCGCCCCCGAACGAGTGGGATGTTCCGGTCGAGACGCTCAACCTCTCGGTGCGTTCGTTCAACTGTCTCAAGCGCGCGGGTATCTCGAAGGTATCCGAGCTGCTCGATCTGACCGAAGACGAGATCATGAAGATGCGCAACTTCGGTAAGAAGTCGCTCGATGAGATCAAACAGGTTCTTGCTGAGAGGGGGCTGATGCTGCGCCAAGCGTAG
- a CDS encoding NTP transferase domain-containing protein, translating to MKAVITAGGRIDGAFAQVAGTQVKALANLRGMTMLERVVESLRACGVTRIAIVGGAEVRASFASRVEAIVDESPSGSQNLLRALRAWPEDGEALLYATSDLPYVTAAAVGDFVDRLDPGAIAVSLSEFAAYASRFPGSPAAGITLGGERVVNGGIFSIPAGASAPIANTASRFFEARKQPWRMAGLVSPPALLRFLFGRLRIADLEAEATRVLAYPARAVRNCAPELAFDVDGIAEYEYVCAQA from the coding sequence GTGAAAGCGGTGATCACCGCCGGCGGCAGGATCGACGGGGCCTTCGCGCAGGTGGCCGGCACGCAAGTCAAGGCACTCGCGAATCTGCGCGGCATGACGATGCTCGAGCGCGTCGTGGAATCGTTGCGCGCCTGCGGCGTGACCCGCATCGCGATCGTGGGCGGTGCCGAGGTCCGCGCGTCGTTTGCGTCACGGGTCGAGGCGATCGTCGATGAGAGCCCCTCGGGAAGCCAGAATCTGCTTCGTGCGTTGCGCGCCTGGCCCGAAGACGGCGAGGCGCTGCTCTACGCCACAAGTGATCTGCCCTACGTAACGGCGGCTGCCGTCGGCGATTTCGTCGACCGCCTCGACCCCGGGGCGATCGCCGTCTCCCTAAGCGAGTTCGCTGCCTACGCGTCACGCTTTCCCGGATCGCCGGCCGCCGGGATTACGCTCGGCGGCGAACGCGTCGTCAACGGCGGTATTTTTTCGATTCCCGCCGGCGCGTCCGCTCCGATCGCGAACACGGCGAGCCGCTTTTTCGAGGCGAGAAAACAGCCCTGGCGCATGGCCGGGCTCGTGAGCCCGCCGGCACTGCTTCGCTTTCTCTTCGGGCGGCTGCGCATCGCAGATCTCGAGGCGGAGGCGACGCGCGTCCTGGCCTATCCGGCTCGTGCAGTTCGCAACTGCGCGCCCGAGCTTGCATTCGATGTCGACGGTATCGCCGAGTACGAGTATGTCTGCGCGCAAGCCTAA
- a CDS encoding copper amine oxidase N-terminal domain-containing protein translates to MKRISTGILAALIIACCGLSAVAAPSPASQGNNGNGVAQAGAAPPADFGSPPSGQIPILFNDHHVYTKPDLLKQGRVLGALVRNGTLLIPLRSMFEQMGATVSWDAGSKTATVTKPGAEVKVTVGKPEVVINGESRPLDVPPMVYQGVVVVPVRVISEGMGAYVQWVPDRRLVVVRYIPATPPPSPAPPPPSAAPPPPPPPTPKPLAGEFFVAGDYVFSPKVYNEFSPGNTGTSSFAVRGAGEFSLGSIPFMAEGSYERWQYPHNCNGSAAAASFSAQCFVTTIGGQGNSPVLTNTQLNDQDVDARLAVRVLNPRVYVGVGYMWVSTNYGYPTMNGVGFGVEKLPDLNHAFSVFGSAWYYPNIKGTYTNVASAPINPQSYDLQYNLLKYQIGVNYVIGNSPIFVEAGWMGDQWSNKQNAPVSRSYNGPFAGLGFRLLYP, encoded by the coding sequence GTGAAACGAATCAGCACCGGAATACTCGCAGCGCTCATCATTGCATGCTGTGGGTTGAGTGCGGTTGCTGCTCCGTCACCCGCGTCGCAAGGAAACAATGGAAACGGCGTCGCGCAAGCCGGGGCAGCTCCGCCGGCGGATTTTGGCAGTCCGCCGTCCGGACAAATTCCGATACTTTTCAACGACCACCACGTCTACACAAAGCCCGACCTTCTCAAACAAGGTCGCGTACTCGGTGCACTCGTGCGTAACGGAACTCTCTTGATTCCGCTGCGCTCGATGTTCGAGCAAATGGGCGCTACCGTCTCTTGGGATGCTGGTAGCAAAACGGCGACCGTTACAAAACCCGGCGCCGAGGTCAAGGTGACCGTCGGCAAGCCGGAGGTCGTCATCAATGGTGAATCGCGTCCGCTCGACGTCCCCCCGATGGTCTATCAGGGCGTCGTCGTCGTTCCGGTTCGTGTAATTTCTGAAGGCATGGGCGCCTACGTGCAGTGGGTTCCGGATCGCCGTCTGGTCGTCGTGCGATATATTCCCGCGACGCCGCCGCCGAGCCCGGCTCCGCCGCCGCCGTCGGCCGCTCCGCCGCCGCCCCCGCCGCCGACGCCGAAGCCGCTTGCCGGCGAGTTCTTCGTCGCCGGTGATTACGTCTTCTCGCCGAAAGTGTACAACGAGTTCAGTCCCGGCAACACCGGTACGAGTTCGTTCGCAGTTCGCGGCGCGGGCGAATTCTCGCTCGGCAGCATCCCCTTCATGGCTGAGGGATCCTACGAGCGCTGGCAGTATCCGCACAACTGCAACGGCAGCGCTGCTGCGGCATCGTTCTCAGCGCAGTGCTTCGTGACGACGATCGGCGGTCAAGGGAACTCGCCGGTTCTTACCAACACGCAGCTCAACGATCAGGACGTCGATGCCCGGCTCGCGGTGCGAGTGCTCAATCCGCGCGTCTACGTCGGCGTTGGGTACATGTGGGTCTCGACGAACTACGGCTACCCGACCATGAACGGTGTCGGCTTCGGCGTTGAGAAACTGCCCGATCTCAATCACGCTTTTTCCGTCTTCGGCAGTGCGTGGTACTATCCGAACATCAAGGGGACGTACACGAACGTTGCGAGCGCTCCGATCAATCCGCAATCCTACGATCTGCAGTACAATCTTTTGAAGTACCAGATCGGGGTCAACTACGTTATCGGCAACAGCCCGATCTTCGTGGAAGCGGGTTGGATGGGCGACCAGTGGAGCAATAAACAGAACGCTCCGGTCAGCCGAAGCTACAACGGCCCGTTCGCCGGCTTGGGCTTCCGGTTGCTCTATCCGTAG
- the rpsD gene encoding 30S ribosomal protein S4 has protein sequence MSRYTGPVCRLCRRETAASKTGEKIKLFLKGDRCLSRNCAVERRGTAPGQKTTGKSRTKVSEYGRQLREKQKMRRYYGVHETQFENYFREAASVPGQTGRTFLQLLERRFDNVVYRLNLATSRAQARQLITHRHFRINGKIVNIPSYVVRAGDVISVAPASMKSPVFESNLEIAQSRRPPEWLEWNDQEKTAKVLLQGPPREQIDTPVDEQLIVEYYSR, from the coding sequence ATGTCGCGTTATACCGGCCCCGTCTGCCGCCTCTGCCGTCGCGAGACGGCCGCGAGCAAGACCGGCGAAAAGATCAAGCTGTTTCTAAAAGGCGACCGCTGCCTCTCCCGCAACTGCGCGGTCGAGCGGCGCGGCACCGCCCCCGGCCAGAAGACGACCGGCAAGTCCCGAACGAAGGTTTCGGAATACGGCCGCCAGCTGCGCGAGAAGCAGAAGATGCGCCGCTACTACGGCGTTCACGAAACCCAGTTCGAGAACTACTTCCGCGAAGCGGCAAGTGTGCCTGGTCAGACCGGCCGCACGTTCCTGCAGCTGCTCGAACGCCGCTTCGACAACGTCGTCTACCGCTTGAATTTGGCGACGAGCCGCGCGCAGGCTCGCCAGCTGATCACCCACCGGCATTTCCGCATCAACGGAAAGATCGTCAACATTCCGTCGTACGTCGTCCGCGCGGGCGACGTCATCTCGGTCGCTCCGGCGAGTATGAAGTCGCCGGTCTTCGAATCGAATCTCGAGATCGCCCAGAGCCGCCGGCCTCCCGAGTGGCTCGAGTGGAACGATCAGGAGAAGACGGCCAAAGTGCTGCTGCAGGGGCCGCCGCGCGAGCAAATCGACACGCCGGTCGACGAGCAGCTCATCGTCGAATATTATTCGCGATAA
- the rpsM gene encoding 30S ribosomal protein S13, protein MARIAGIDLPREKRVEIALTYIYGIGTQTARRLLEFAHVDPDVRVKALSEEDEKKLRDAIDSLQLRVEGDLRREVQGNIKRLMDIGCYRGMRHRRGLPVRGQRTKTNARTRKGPKRTVAGKKKTLAKK, encoded by the coding sequence ATGGCTCGTATCGCTGGTATCGATCTTCCTCGCGAGAAGCGCGTTGAAATTGCGCTGACCTATATCTACGGCATCGGCACGCAGACGGCGCGCCGGCTGCTGGAGTTCGCCCACGTGGACCCGGACGTCCGCGTGAAAGCGCTGAGCGAAGAGGATGAGAAGAAGCTTCGCGATGCGATCGATTCCCTCCAGCTGCGGGTCGAGGGCGACCTGCGCCGTGAAGTGCAGGGAAACATCAAGCGCCTGATGGACATCGGGTGTTATCGCGGCATGCGCCATCGCCGCGGACTGCCGGTACGCGGGCAGCGCACAAAAACCAACGCGCGCACCCGCAAGGGTCCGAAGCGGACCGTCGCCGGCAAGAAGAAAACGCTAGCCAAGAAGTAG